The Leptodactylus fuscus isolate aLepFus1 chromosome 5, aLepFus1.hap2, whole genome shotgun sequence genome segment ATCTAAGATCTAATATTTTAGAAAGCTAAACCTAAGAAAAGATAAAAGTATAATAAGAactaaaagggatttttttttgttaatctgGCATTAGGCTaaagttattttatatatttatttatatttgttacTTATTAGATGATTaattttaataatatataatttaaaatACAAATTAAACATCTATTATATTAAACctattttatattcttttttaaaatatttatattatGTTACCTATGTGACAGGAGAAATTAAAGATTTATTATATTAAgcctatattgtttttttttttttttagattattgcatattatgttaaatatatattaaattctATTTATATGAATAGATAATAAATAAACTACATACAAGATACATTACAGATCTATGAATTACACTTATTTAAGGCAGTTGatccagaaaaaagaaaaaaaacaaggaagGAAAAAATCCTTCCTGCTCTCAGAAATGGCAAAACAAGTTCATGGATCAAAAGCCATTACTTAAcctatggtttgttttttttttgtttttttttttttgtttttttttggggggggggggttatagttATTTTAAATATCTATGTTATGTTATTATTTCTAGTATCTGTAAATAATAAAGCAAATTATCAGACTAAACCTATTTCTagactgtgttgatccagaggaaggcaaaacccccttgaggaatgagccaattttccttatataaggtgggaaaattccttcctgaccccaaatatggcgatcagagtaaatcccaggatcaaacgTCAGTAACCTAACCTATCCTGTATGTATGGGGGGTTTTTGCATATATTTTTAGTCATCTATATTTTATAAAACTAAcctatgtctgtgtatatatatattttttttatgtaaataattGCTTATAAATTTTAAAGATCTTTCAtactaaacctatttaaggctgagttgatccagaggaaggcaaaacccccttgaggaatgagccaattttccttatataaggggggaaaattccttcctgaccccaaatatggcgatcagagtaaatcccaggatcaaacgCCAGTAACCTAACCTATCCTGTAtgtatggggtttttttgcatatatttttaGTCATCTAAATTTTATAAAACTAACctatgtctgtgtgtatatatatatatatatatatatatatatattttatgtaaataATTGCGTATACATTTTAAAGATCTATCAtactaaacctatttaaggctgagttgatccagaggaaggcaaaaacctccttgaggaatgagccaattgtcctcaaggggaaaaattccttcctgaccccaaatatggcgatcagaacaagtcccaggatcaaagccAATATCTACATGTGTTCTATGTGTCTATCACTAATCtatctgtgtgtatatttgtatctatgtgtctatctatatatctatgtgtatgtaaagctaatatactgtatgtcgtGTATAACTTACCTGGCCTGTGCAATGATAGAATACATGCACAGGCCGCTGCTGGTTGTCTGGAGACTCTTCAGGAGGTGATGATGTTGGTTGCCAGCCAGATATTGAAGGATGCCATGTCAAGGTGTGGGCAACGACTTGGTTGTAACTTCGCAGTCTTCAGATGGTTGGAGAGGATGTTTTCGGCAGCCGAGGTCTCGCAGCAGCAGAGGCATGGTCCGGGTCCAACTTGGGGACATGTAATTGAATTCGTCCTCCGGGTGAAGAGTTTGGTTCTCCGGCCATGGTAGGTTTTCATTCTTCGGAATAGCCTTGAATGGAATAAAAGGCGGCCGTGCTCTTTTCTTCTCCAAATCCTCCCAGCAGATGATGTTGAAAAATGGATGGTTTCTGATGTTGCTGTACACATCTAGCATCTTCGAGTTTACCTGCAGCAGGTTCAGCAGCAGATCTTCTAGGTCGGCATCCAGCCGAGATGGAAGCTTTGGCTCGTTTCTGGTGAAGTTGCCGCCATAGTGAAATGGATGGAATCCTGTTGACATTCTGGACATGACAATGCCCAGTCTCCACCAGTCGATCGCTGCATGAAATTCCTGCACCTCGGGGTCCTGATGACTTGGTGTGCCCGCTGTTCCATGGATCTTAGTAGAGGAGGTGGCACGTTCGCGGGCAATCCCCAGGTCGATGATGCAGATGTGTCCATTTCCATCCAGCATAATATTTGATGGTTTTATATCTCTGCAATGAAAGAAGACAGATGACACTTTAGAAAAAGAGAAGGATAAATCTATTCATGTAGACAGTGacatagccgcgatgtgatgacatgtaCTATAGCAAGACTAGATATCaatcaggactctgggaaagctgagtacatTATTTTCCCCATTACAAGGGAAGTTTCTGCTTACCTGTGGACGATGTTGCGTGTATGGAGGAAGTGGAGTCCACATGCGATCTCTGCTGTGTAGAATCTGAGGACAGAGTATAGAGTCAGTGACATGAAATCCTTCTCTAACAATTCCCTAATATCAtgttactattacagtgtcagtcaccagtagggttgagcgatcgtgttcggaaacgatcggattccgatcggcgatcgagaaaatttcacaatcgcgatcagaattccgaacatgatctttttaggtggggtcgagatcggtgattatttcccacaatgctttgctactggccaagcattgtgggaaaaggtaacaatgttagccttcacactgagtatacgtcctgctcattctgagtggagtgtatattcagtgtgaaggctccactgtggttccataggaatgaatgga includes the following:
- the LOC142204594 gene encoding protein kinase C theta type-like, with the protein product MKPSQVFLASLPGRNTFMAVKVVTRTEYNAAVIMRERQMLLKVRDCPFICQLNAAHQSQDNAYFIMEYLSGGSLEELITMCGRLNTDTVRFYTAEIACGLHFLHTRNIVHRDIKPSNIMLDGNGHICIIDLGIARERATSSTKIHGTAGTPSHQDPEVQEFHAAIDWWRLGIVMSRMSTGFHPFHYGGNFTRNEPKLPSRLDADLEDLLLNLLQVNSKMLDVYSNIRNHPFFNIICWEDLEKKRARPPFIPFKAIPKNENLPWPENQTLHPEDEFNYMSPSWTRTMPLLLRDLGCRKHPLQPSEDCEVTTKSLPTP